The uncultured Sphaerochaeta sp. genome includes a window with the following:
- a CDS encoding NADH-dependent [FeFe] hydrogenase, group A6 produces MDRKMITLSVDGKTVTVPEGTRILDACKVAGIKVPSLCYLEDVSAHGSCGICVVEIEGFRRLVRSCLHTVQQDMVIHTHTDRVMRARKLNLELLLANHPLLCTNCERNLNCELQSLALQLGVRESRFERTKKSILPIDSSSSAIVRDPNACILCNRCVEVCAKVQEVHAIEMMGRGLRTTVSTFFDEGLASSVCTNCGQCSLICPTGAITEKSHEQAVFDAIADPNLVVLVQTAPAIRVGLGEAMGLGEGSLVTGKMVSALRTLGFDRVFDTQFSADLTIMEESHELIHRMTNGGTLPMITSCSPGWIKFIETFYPEQLDHLSSCKSPQQMFGSIAKTYYAEQAGIDPRNIRVVSVMPCTAKKFEAGRSEIDSAFSYWREKGSFTEEEYFCDVDYVLTTRELARMLKRIGIDFAHLEEGKFDDPLGQSTGSAVLFGATGGVMEAALRTAYEAITKTTLEELEFEQIRIGKGIREATIMIGETPLKVAVANTLANARVLLDQIQEGKSPYAFIEVMTCPDGCLGGGGQPIPSTKEIRRKRAMSIYEEDRGMPIRKSHENPSIQELYTSFLEQPLGHLSHQLLHTTYVKRGAYPE; encoded by the coding sequence ATGGATAGGAAGATGATCACACTCTCCGTTGACGGAAAAACAGTCACGGTCCCGGAGGGGACAAGAATACTGGATGCATGCAAGGTTGCAGGAATCAAGGTTCCTTCACTCTGCTATCTGGAGGATGTCTCTGCACACGGGTCCTGCGGTATCTGTGTGGTCGAAATTGAGGGATTCAGGCGTTTGGTCCGCTCATGCCTCCATACCGTCCAGCAGGATATGGTCATCCATACCCACACCGATCGTGTTATGCGTGCAAGGAAGCTGAATCTTGAGTTGTTGCTTGCAAACCATCCATTGCTTTGCACCAATTGTGAGAGAAACCTCAACTGCGAGTTGCAGTCCCTTGCCCTGCAACTGGGAGTGAGAGAGTCACGATTCGAGAGGACGAAAAAATCGATACTCCCGATTGACTCCTCTTCCTCCGCAATTGTACGTGACCCCAATGCCTGCATTCTCTGCAATCGTTGTGTCGAGGTATGTGCAAAAGTACAAGAAGTGCATGCAATTGAGATGATGGGGAGGGGACTCCGTACGACCGTATCAACCTTCTTTGATGAAGGACTTGCTTCCTCAGTCTGTACCAACTGCGGGCAGTGCTCCCTTATCTGTCCAACCGGTGCCATCACTGAGAAGAGTCATGAGCAGGCAGTGTTCGATGCGATCGCTGATCCAAACCTTGTAGTGTTGGTGCAGACCGCCCCGGCTATTCGGGTAGGGCTTGGAGAGGCAATGGGCCTGGGTGAAGGTTCCCTGGTGACCGGCAAGATGGTCAGTGCTCTGAGGACACTCGGCTTTGACAGGGTATTTGATACCCAGTTCAGTGCCGATCTTACCATCATGGAGGAGTCTCATGAATTGATACACCGCATGACCAATGGGGGGACGCTCCCCATGATCACCAGCTGTTCTCCTGGATGGATAAAATTCATTGAAACCTTCTATCCTGAGCAACTCGATCATCTCTCATCATGCAAGTCGCCACAACAGATGTTCGGCTCCATTGCCAAGACCTATTACGCTGAGCAAGCTGGAATAGATCCACGGAACATACGGGTGGTCTCGGTCATGCCCTGTACTGCAAAGAAGTTTGAGGCGGGCAGAAGTGAGATTGACAGTGCCTTCTCCTACTGGCGGGAAAAGGGTTCCTTCACAGAGGAGGAGTACTTCTGTGATGTCGATTATGTGTTGACCACACGGGAACTGGCCAGGATGCTGAAACGGATCGGGATTGATTTCGCCCATCTTGAAGAGGGCAAGTTCGATGATCCCCTTGGACAGTCAACAGGATCGGCAGTACTGTTCGGTGCTACAGGTGGTGTGATGGAAGCGGCACTCAGAACTGCATATGAGGCCATCACCAAGACTACCTTGGAGGAGTTGGAGTTTGAACAGATCCGCATCGGTAAGGGTATCAGGGAGGCAACCATCATGATCGGGGAAACCCCGCTTAAGGTTGCAGTAGCCAATACCCTGGCAAATGCACGTGTCCTCCTAGACCAGATCCAGGAAGGAAAGAGTCCCTACGCGTTCATAGAAGTGATGACCTGTCCTGATGGATGTCTGGGGGGAGGAGGACAACCGATTCCATCAACCAAGGAGATCAGGAGAAAGCGAGCCATGTCCATCTATGAGGAAGACCGTGGCATGCCGATACGCAAATCCCATGAGAATCCGTCCATCCAGGAACTCTATACCTCATTCCTAGAGCAGCCTCTGGGTCATCTGAGTCACCAGCTGTTACATACCACGTATGTAAAGCGTGGTGCCTACCCAGAATGA
- a CDS encoding DNA repair exonuclease: MRILACADIHLGRKPELAQSGHAAWDAIIQKALELAVDVVVLAGDVVEHERTWLSVYGPLLSGLEKLKNAGIQVIGVGGNHDWSVFPRLAEESDAIKILGLKGTWESYDIGDVRFIGWSFPSTHEEQSPLADFDTSLVDDSKLSLGLLHADWTQQYSKYAPIEEHALLKTGIPLWMLGHIHRGGRLGTSTAYYCGSPFALDVSETGAHGAYLLETEQGRTWKDPLFIPLCPYRYEQCAVDTTGMQDIESLRSAVTRSVRAYIYKMSFHGTVAVSLVFTGNLHADLDLQQVFSFEGRERELLFQDEDLEVLLLNRIEDATELEVDLDQLVKGSGPQALLATMLLDSDALQQLGVSYQRLDTESYNTSGFNLLRQTSLTQEEAIKRGKRAVLQLLRAMESQRREHGA, translated from the coding sequence ATGAGAATTCTCGCATGTGCAGACATTCATTTGGGGCGAAAACCGGAGCTCGCGCAATCCGGACACGCTGCTTGGGATGCGATTATCCAAAAAGCGCTAGAGCTTGCCGTGGATGTAGTGGTATTGGCCGGTGATGTCGTGGAACATGAGAGAACATGGCTATCCGTCTATGGTCCATTGCTCTCTGGACTGGAAAAACTCAAGAATGCAGGAATACAAGTAATAGGGGTAGGGGGAAACCATGACTGGTCAGTCTTTCCCCGGTTAGCAGAAGAGAGTGATGCGATCAAGATCCTTGGTTTGAAGGGAACGTGGGAGTCCTATGATATCGGGGATGTTCGGTTCATCGGATGGTCGTTTCCCAGTACTCATGAGGAACAATCCCCCTTAGCCGATTTTGATACATCACTGGTTGATGATTCCAAGCTTTCCCTTGGTCTGTTGCATGCTGACTGGACTCAGCAATACTCCAAATATGCCCCCATCGAAGAACATGCATTGTTGAAAACCGGTATTCCCCTTTGGATGCTTGGACATATTCATAGAGGAGGAAGACTGGGTACTTCCACTGCTTACTATTGTGGCTCCCCCTTCGCTCTCGACGTGAGTGAAACAGGTGCACATGGGGCCTATCTTCTGGAAACCGAACAAGGCCGCACATGGAAAGATCCACTGTTCATACCTCTCTGTCCCTACCGGTATGAACAATGTGCAGTTGATACTACCGGCATGCAAGATATTGAATCACTTCGCTCTGCTGTTACCAGATCGGTACGTGCCTATATTTACAAGATGTCATTCCATGGAACGGTTGCAGTAAGTTTGGTGTTCACCGGAAACCTGCATGCTGATCTGGACCTGCAACAGGTCTTCTCCTTTGAAGGAAGGGAGAGAGAGCTGCTGTTCCAGGACGAGGATCTGGAGGTGTTGTTGTTGAACCGCATTGAAGATGCAACAGAGCTGGAGGTAGATCTCGATCAACTGGTGAAGGGCAGCGGCCCGCAAGCTCTGCTTGCAACCATGCTTCTAGACAGCGATGCCTTACAGCAACTGGGAGTGTCCTATCAACGATTGGATACAGAGAGTTACAATACCAGTGGGTTCAATCTTCTCAGGCAGACCTCTCTTACCCAGGAAGAGGCCATCAAACGGGGAAAACGGGCAGTACTTCAGTTGCTCAGGGCTATGGAATCCCAGCGGAGGGAGCATGGAGCATAA
- a CDS encoding LacI family DNA-binding transcriptional regulator yields MATITDIAKKAKVSITTVSRILNHDDTLSVSDETKLRVLVAAKELEYVTLQQRKQRKKAGKKLTFAIVEWYDYPALIEDPYYLYLMTTVEKQLARENINTVKFINIDGEFVPSVDTPIDAIIAIGRFNLNQIEKISTFSPYIVFLDSCPDATRFDSVLINTELGTRLALQHLYDLGHRRIAYIGGKVIGDTGGQGRDMRKTAYCEFMQENTIFDEALIFEGERLSYTEGYTLAKSAIALQDRPTALFCANDSTATGVLARLHQSKITVPDDISVVGFNDQSSVQFLSPPLTTVNIPMQFIAQNTVDILKNRISGQYRLPIKIYVPTSLTIRESTKEQS; encoded by the coding sequence GTGGCTACTATTACGGATATTGCGAAGAAAGCGAAAGTCTCTATTACCACTGTTTCAAGAATCCTGAACCACGATGATACACTCAGCGTCTCTGACGAAACAAAACTGAGAGTACTTGTTGCGGCAAAGGAGTTGGAATATGTCACCCTCCAACAAAGAAAACAGAGAAAAAAGGCAGGGAAAAAGCTCACCTTTGCCATAGTGGAATGGTATGACTATCCTGCATTGATCGAAGACCCGTACTATCTGTATCTGATGACTACCGTCGAAAAGCAGCTAGCCAGAGAGAATATCAACACGGTGAAATTCATCAATATTGATGGAGAATTTGTTCCCTCTGTAGATACACCGATAGACGCCATCATCGCCATTGGTAGGTTCAATCTCAACCAGATCGAGAAAATCTCCACCTTCTCTCCCTATATTGTATTCCTGGATTCCTGTCCTGATGCCACCCGCTTTGATTCTGTGCTCATCAACACTGAACTCGGTACACGGCTTGCATTACAACATTTGTACGACCTGGGGCACCGTAGGATTGCCTATATTGGTGGAAAAGTAATCGGGGATACGGGTGGTCAAGGGAGAGATATGCGAAAAACTGCGTATTGTGAATTTATGCAGGAAAACACTATCTTTGACGAGGCGCTCATCTTTGAGGGAGAGAGGCTCTCCTACACTGAAGGATATACACTCGCTAAGTCAGCCATAGCGTTACAGGATCGCCCTACTGCTCTATTCTGTGCAAACGACTCTACAGCAACAGGAGTCCTTGCAAGACTCCATCAGAGCAAGATAACCGTACCTGATGATATCAGTGTTGTGGGCTTCAATGACCAAAGCTCAGTACAGTTCCTTTCCCCGCCACTGACAACGGTCAACATACCAATGCAGTTCATCGCACAAAATACCGTGGATATCCTGAAGAACAGAATAAGTGGTCAATACAGGCTCCCCATCAAAATCTATGTACCTACCTCACTGACCATCCGTGAAAGCACCAAAGAACAAAGCTAG
- a CDS encoding extracellular solute-binding protein, with amino-acid sequence MRKSVTIFLVLLVFMTPLFAAGTNEAKEAGPITIWAWDPNFNISIMNEAVSRYQEKHPDATFEIVELAKADVEQKLHTNLASRTTQGLPDIVLIEDYNVQKYLTSYPGQFADLSDAFNYGDFVDYKADVMKLDGKYYGVPFDSGVSGFFYRTDLLKKAGFEAEDLENITWNEFADIAKEYKAKTGQYMLANDKSDGGLFRIMLQSAGSWYFDNEGNPALVNNAALEEAMKLYKRFVSEDLAFPSNGWNEWVGAFNSGKVASVTTGVWIIGSVKAASDQSGLWAVAPTPRLDLPNSVNASNLGGSSWFVLENGANRDKAIEFMKEIYGNDKEFYQTILMNNGAIGSYIPAFSGDAFETKDEFFGNKAIYKDLSEWASMVPKVNVGQYTYEADAAVMAVMEDYYTGRSTLEEAIKAAENQLKNSIQ; translated from the coding sequence ATGAGAAAAAGCGTAACTATTTTTTTGGTGCTCTTGGTTTTTATGACACCATTATTTGCGGCAGGAACGAATGAAGCAAAGGAGGCTGGTCCAATCACCATCTGGGCTTGGGATCCAAACTTCAATATCTCGATCATGAACGAGGCTGTCAGCCGATATCAGGAAAAACATCCTGATGCAACGTTTGAAATCGTTGAACTTGCAAAGGCAGATGTTGAACAGAAACTCCATACCAATTTGGCTTCCCGTACAACCCAGGGGTTGCCTGACATCGTGCTCATCGAAGACTACAATGTACAGAAATACCTGACCAGTTATCCTGGACAGTTTGCAGACCTGAGTGATGCATTCAATTATGGCGACTTTGTAGATTATAAAGCTGATGTCATGAAGTTGGATGGCAAATACTACGGAGTTCCTTTCGATTCTGGCGTATCCGGTTTCTTCTATCGCACTGATCTGCTCAAGAAAGCAGGTTTTGAAGCAGAGGACCTTGAGAATATCACCTGGAATGAATTTGCAGATATTGCAAAAGAGTACAAGGCAAAAACCGGTCAGTACATGCTCGCCAATGACAAGAGTGATGGTGGCCTGTTCAGAATCATGCTCCAAAGTGCAGGAAGCTGGTATTTTGATAATGAAGGGAACCCAGCTCTTGTCAACAATGCAGCACTTGAGGAAGCTATGAAACTGTACAAGCGCTTTGTATCAGAAGACCTCGCATTCCCTTCAAATGGATGGAATGAGTGGGTTGGTGCATTCAATTCAGGAAAAGTTGCTTCTGTAACCACAGGTGTCTGGATTATTGGTTCGGTAAAGGCTGCCTCTGATCAGAGTGGGCTTTGGGCAGTTGCTCCAACCCCACGACTTGACCTTCCCAACTCCGTCAATGCATCCAATCTCGGTGGTTCCTCCTGGTTCGTCCTTGAGAATGGTGCCAACCGTGACAAGGCTATTGAGTTCATGAAAGAGATCTATGGAAACGATAAGGAGTTCTACCAGACCATCCTGATGAACAATGGTGCCATCGGTTCCTATATCCCAGCCTTTAGTGGAGACGCTTTTGAAACAAAGGATGAGTTCTTTGGGAACAAGGCAATCTATAAAGACCTGAGTGAATGGGCATCCATGGTTCCGAAGGTGAACGTTGGTCAGTATACCTATGAAGCTGATGCTGCAGTGATGGCTGTTATGGAAGATTACTATACCGGCAGGTCAACACTCGAAGAGGCTATCAAAGCTGCTGAGAATCAGTTGAAGAATTCAATTCAATAA
- a CDS encoding sugar ABC transporter permease: MATEKRLDRVGWYFIIPASILLAGFIVYPIFYSLYLSFTSTKGIVSEFVGVKNYIRMFNDPMFFLALKNTFRLLLLQVPIMLVLAITFAAILNNKKIRFRGFFRTALFLPSVTSLIAYSILFKMLFSYEGLINNALLKLHIIDIPLQWMSVPRLATFVLIIAMIWRWTGYNMIFYLSAMQNISDDLYEAASIDGSTKIQSFFTITIPLLKPIILFTTVMSTIGTLQLFDEPMNLSQGGTTASMIGPDNCFLTLSVYIYNICFKYTPNFGYAATVSYAILVIIALLTLVQFKVSSDKDETMQKKLERAERKLQRGASK; this comes from the coding sequence ATGGCTACTGAAAAGCGACTTGATAGAGTTGGTTGGTATTTTATCATCCCGGCTTCGATACTGTTGGCTGGTTTTATTGTATATCCCATTTTTTACTCACTCTATCTCTCCTTTACCTCAACAAAGGGGATTGTAAGTGAATTTGTCGGGGTGAAGAATTATATCAGGATGTTCAATGACCCGATGTTTTTCCTGGCATTGAAGAATACATTCAGGCTCTTGTTGCTTCAGGTTCCGATTATGTTGGTGCTGGCCATAACCTTCGCAGCAATTCTGAACAATAAGAAAATAAGGTTCAGGGGATTTTTTAGGACGGCGCTCTTTCTTCCCTCTGTAACATCCCTGATTGCCTATTCCATCCTGTTCAAGATGCTGTTCAGCTATGAGGGCCTTATAAACAACGCCCTGCTCAAGTTGCACATTATCGATATTCCCCTGCAGTGGATGAGTGTTCCGAGGCTTGCAACCTTTGTCCTGATCATTGCCATGATCTGGCGATGGACAGGCTACAATATGATTTTCTATCTTTCAGCAATGCAAAATATCTCTGATGATCTGTATGAAGCCGCTTCCATCGATGGATCGACGAAAATACAGAGTTTTTTCACCATCACAATACCGCTCTTAAAACCAATAATTCTCTTTACTACGGTCATGTCCACAATCGGAACGCTTCAGTTGTTTGATGAACCGATGAACCTCTCGCAAGGAGGGACCACTGCAAGCATGATAGGCCCTGATAACTGTTTTCTTACGCTGAGTGTGTATATCTATAACATTTGCTTCAAATACACTCCTAACTTTGGCTATGCTGCCACGGTGAGCTATGCAATCCTGGTCATTATTGCATTATTGACTCTTGTACAGTTCAAGGTGAGCAGTGACAAGGATGAAACCATGCAGAAAAAACTGGAACGAGCTGAGAGAAAACTACAGAGAGGAGCATCAAAATGA
- a CDS encoding carbohydrate ABC transporter permease, which translates to MNMKKGLGTFFLYLFLSVSAFLSIFPFIWIVLGSTNSAVDIQTGKLSFGDQLVVNLKKLFGQADMGRALFNSAKIAVLTVLLSLLVTSMAAYGFQMYKSRVREKTYSFFLLTMMIPFASLMIPLFQIIVVLRLLNSHTAIILVGSISVFMIFFFRQSFVNYQTEILQAARVDGAGELRIFFTIFFPSMKSTYAAGAIYAFMTSWNAYIWPLIVLQSNDKGTSTLLISSLSSSYTPDYGVIMTGIALATLPVIIVFFAFQKQFVQGMVGSVKQ; encoded by the coding sequence ATGAACATGAAGAAAGGTCTTGGTACATTTTTTCTCTACTTGTTTTTATCTGTTTCAGCATTTCTTTCCATATTTCCCTTCATCTGGATAGTTCTGGGGTCGACCAATAGTGCTGTGGATATCCAAACAGGTAAACTCTCATTTGGTGATCAGTTGGTTGTCAATCTGAAGAAGTTGTTTGGTCAGGCTGATATGGGTAGAGCGCTGTTCAATTCAGCAAAGATTGCGGTTCTCACTGTGCTGCTTTCCCTCCTGGTGACCAGCATGGCTGCATATGGATTCCAGATGTACAAATCAAGAGTGAGGGAGAAGACCTATTCTTTCTTCTTGCTTACCATGATGATTCCCTTTGCATCCCTGATGATTCCTCTTTTCCAGATCATCGTGGTGTTGCGTCTCCTGAACTCCCATACTGCCATTATCCTGGTAGGGAGCATCAGCGTTTTCATGATTTTCTTTTTCCGGCAAAGTTTCGTGAATTACCAGACAGAGATTCTGCAGGCTGCCCGTGTGGATGGGGCAGGTGAGTTGAGAATTTTCTTCACCATCTTTTTTCCCAGTATGAAGAGTACCTATGCTGCAGGCGCCATCTATGCCTTCATGACAAGCTGGAATGCATATATCTGGCCACTTATCGTATTGCAGTCGAATGACAAGGGTACATCAACGCTTCTGATCTCCTCATTGTCTTCATCGTATACACCTGACTATGGGGTGATTATGACAGGTATTGCCTTGGCTACACTTCCTGTCATCATTGTATTCTTTGCCTTCCAGAAGCAATTTGTGCAGGGCATGGTAGGTTCAGTCAAACAGTAA
- a CDS encoding glycoside hydrolase family 2 TIM barrel-domain containing protein gives MQFNQSLDPTVFQENRLPPHALFAQQKAVKEVSLNGNWHFSYFETPSEATSDFLDSTKLRAMEHIEVPSHFPLKGYGVPQYTNTVYPWDGLHAIRPPAIPELNPTGCYAKTVTITDENLENDIIIRFDGVDSSVYLYVNGRYVGYKEDSFSPGEFLISPFLNRGENLISVMVLRFSTGSWLEDQDFWRIPGIFRSVRILICKPIRIVDVFVRPTLSDDYHTGEVVFEVTPSREGRYEYEVLINDQKYPGLKLSLKNPLLWSAEVPNLYAYTLVLKQDNHVLDSVKGHFGFRKIEIRGRTIYLNGKRLILRGVNRHEFDPQKGRAIDESLIKKDLLLMKQHNINALRTSHYPNHPYVYDLCDQLGIYVMDEINLETHGTWMVAGRAERKPHTIPDDKMQWRDAVLDRAQSMAMRDKNHPSILFYSCGNESFGGPIIAEVAAYFRRLGDNHLVHYEGIFHDRRYDSTSDVESRMYARIPEIQEYLKEGEKPFLLCEYAHAMGNSVGNLDEYIALEDESEAYGGGFIWDFVDQSLIQDGKELCGLGFSSPTDGYFCINGLVDGERNISAKLQQVAYSYSPVTIKFIENVSRKEAQLYVIQIRNKHAFINTDGYEFLYTYTLDGKEIESGYLRVSLGPLETKTYPIPSLAVVKPTVPDERSCMEGELQLIVSVVQKHDTPWARRGHVIVRVGQVLCYESTEMVPPGAADALIEGDMHTGHRSGNFSFLIDHHHGEIVAIQHKMRNILQSAVKLEFWRAPTDNDIGVNPLLPAMECKLASLYQVAEYFNRENNVFSAGIRCGSTLVKVSYWFSGNKVIMKIEPPKFSSPIPCFGITFSVDSRYRNVAYYGNEMMESYQDRKGGNVLRYVEFNPYEDQKSYLHPQEYGNRIEVRSLTLTDNHDQGLKIRSNRSFECSLLPYSCHELEQARYFHELPETGKLHVRILEGQSGVGGDDSWGAPVHEAYRYYGPETDWMVEIEAFE, from the coding sequence ATGCAATTCAACCAATCCCTTGACCCAACCGTTTTTCAAGAAAACCGACTCCCTCCTCATGCTCTCTTTGCGCAGCAGAAAGCAGTGAAAGAGGTCAGCCTGAATGGAAATTGGCATTTCTCCTATTTTGAAACTCCTTCAGAGGCTACTTCCGATTTCTTGGATAGTACAAAGCTCCGAGCTATGGAACATATTGAGGTTCCCTCACACTTTCCCCTGAAAGGCTACGGTGTACCTCAATATACGAATACGGTGTACCCATGGGATGGACTGCATGCAATACGTCCACCTGCTATCCCTGAATTGAATCCTACAGGGTGTTATGCAAAGACAGTCACCATCACAGATGAGAATCTTGAGAATGATATAATCATCCGCTTTGATGGCGTTGACTCTTCGGTGTATCTCTATGTGAATGGACGGTATGTGGGGTATAAGGAAGATAGCTTCTCCCCCGGGGAGTTTCTTATTTCCCCATTTCTCAATCGTGGGGAGAATCTCATCTCAGTGATGGTACTACGATTTTCTACGGGAAGTTGGCTTGAGGATCAGGACTTTTGGCGAATCCCTGGGATTTTTCGTTCAGTTAGGATATTGATCTGTAAACCGATCAGGATTGTGGATGTGTTTGTCCGTCCAACGCTCAGTGACGATTACCACACAGGAGAGGTGGTCTTTGAGGTAACACCTTCAAGAGAAGGTAGGTATGAGTATGAAGTACTCATCAATGATCAAAAATATCCTGGATTGAAGTTGTCTCTCAAGAATCCTTTGCTCTGGAGCGCAGAGGTTCCCAATCTGTATGCTTATACCCTGGTTCTTAAACAGGACAATCATGTACTTGATTCAGTGAAAGGGCATTTTGGTTTCAGGAAGATAGAGATCAGGGGACGGACAATCTATCTTAACGGAAAAAGGCTGATTCTCCGTGGAGTAAACCGGCATGAGTTTGATCCCCAGAAGGGAAGAGCTATCGATGAATCATTGATTAAGAAAGACTTGTTGCTGATGAAGCAGCATAATATCAATGCACTGAGAACCAGTCATTATCCCAACCATCCATATGTCTATGATCTCTGTGATCAATTGGGTATCTATGTCATGGATGAAATCAATTTGGAAACCCATGGCACTTGGATGGTTGCCGGCAGGGCGGAGAGGAAACCCCATACCATTCCCGATGATAAGATGCAGTGGAGGGATGCAGTGCTTGATCGTGCACAATCAATGGCTATGCGTGACAAGAACCATCCCTCAATTCTCTTTTATTCATGTGGTAATGAGAGCTTCGGTGGTCCGATCATTGCAGAGGTGGCTGCATATTTCAGGAGACTGGGTGATAATCATCTTGTTCACTATGAAGGGATTTTTCATGACAGGCGCTATGATTCCACCAGTGATGTTGAGAGTAGAATGTATGCCAGGATTCCGGAGATTCAGGAGTACCTCAAAGAGGGAGAGAAACCTTTCCTACTCTGTGAATACGCGCACGCTATGGGCAATAGTGTCGGGAACCTCGATGAATATATCGCCCTCGAGGATGAATCTGAAGCATACGGGGGGGGATTCATCTGGGATTTTGTCGACCAGAGTCTAATACAGGATGGCAAGGAGCTTTGCGGGCTGGGTTTCAGTAGCCCGACTGACGGCTATTTCTGCATCAATGGGCTTGTTGACGGAGAGCGCAACATATCTGCTAAACTCCAGCAGGTTGCATATTCCTATAGTCCTGTAACAATCAAATTCATAGAAAATGTGTCCCGTAAGGAAGCACAACTATATGTTATCCAGATACGAAACAAGCATGCGTTCATCAATACCGATGGGTATGAGTTCTTATACACCTATACGCTGGATGGTAAAGAGATAGAATCAGGATATCTGCGTGTTTCACTGGGTCCTCTCGAGACAAAAACCTATCCAATTCCCTCCCTCGCAGTGGTAAAGCCAACAGTGCCTGATGAGCGCTCTTGCATGGAGGGAGAGCTCCAACTGATTGTGAGCGTAGTACAAAAGCATGATACCCCTTGGGCAAGGAGAGGGCATGTCATTGTACGTGTTGGTCAGGTCCTCTGTTATGAATCCACCGAAATGGTGCCGCCTGGGGCAGCTGATGCACTGATCGAAGGTGATATGCATACGGGTCATCGAAGTGGCAATTTCTCCTTCTTGATCGATCATCACCATGGAGAAATTGTCGCAATACAACACAAGATGCGAAATATTCTACAGAGCGCGGTGAAGTTGGAATTCTGGCGTGCACCGACGGATAATGACATCGGTGTCAATCCACTACTTCCCGCCATGGAGTGTAAACTGGCATCATTGTACCAAGTTGCTGAGTATTTCAACAGAGAAAACAATGTGTTCTCTGCAGGAATTCGATGTGGCTCCACTTTGGTGAAGGTCTCCTATTGGTTCTCAGGGAATAAGGTAATCATGAAGATAGAACCACCAAAATTCTCTTCCCCGATTCCTTGCTTTGGGATTACCTTTTCGGTGGATAGCCGTTACAGGAATGTTGCTTACTACGGAAATGAGATGATGGAAAGCTATCAAGACCGCAAAGGTGGCAATGTACTGCGATATGTTGAGTTCAATCCCTATGAGGACCAGAAATCCTATCTCCATCCTCAGGAGTATGGGAACAGGATTGAGGTGAGAAGCCTGACACTTACAGACAATCATGATCAGGGACTGAAAATCAGATCCAATAGAAGCTTTGAATGTTCTCTCTTGCCTTACAGTTGCCATGAGCTGGAGCAAGCGAGGTATTTCCATGAGCTCCCAGAGACTGGAAAATTGCATGTGAGGATTCTCGAGGGACAGAGTGGGGTTGGGGGAGATGACTCCTGGGGTGCTCCAGTGCATGAAGCATATCGATATTATGGGCCAGAGACTGATTGGATGGTAGAGATTGAAGCATTTGAATGA